GGGCTACCTCGCCGTCAACCGGTTCGCCGCGCTCAAGGCCGACACCGACGTCTTCACGACCTTCGAGGGCGACAACCACGTCCTGCTGCAGCTGGTCGGCAAGGGGCTGCTGACCGACTACGCGAGCGACTTCTCCGACCTCGACCAGCTCGGGATGGTGCGCTTCGTCGCCGGTCTCGCCGTCGAGACCGTGCTCGAACGTACTCGCGTGCACCGGCTGTTCGAGCAGATCCGCGACGCCCTGCCGGGCGGCAACGACGACTGGCACACCGACAGCGGGCTGCGCGACCCCAACTACCACCTCGCGATGTACCGATTCCGCGAGGAGCACCTGATCGGCGGCGTCGCCCGGCGGCTCAAGCGCGGCGTCGACTCCGGTATGAACCCGGGCGAGGTCTTCTCGCGGGTGCAGGACCATGTCATCGCCGCGGCCCGCGCCCACGTCGAGCGGCTGGTGCTGGAGGCCTTCGTCGCCAAGGTCGCCTCCGTGCCCGAGGAGTACGGCGACCTCAGGCTGACCCTCAACCTGCTCTGCGACCTGCACGCGCTGTCCGGCATCGAGGCCGACCGGGGCTGGTTCATCGAGCACGGGCGGCTCACCACCCAGCGCTCGAAGGCGATCACCCGGGAGGTCGCGGAGCTGTGCCGCCGGGTGCGGCCGGTCGCGCGCGAGCTGGTCGACGCGTTCGCCGTACCGGAGGCGTTGCTGCGCGCCGAAGCACTCATCGGAGGAGAGGCATGATCCGGTCCACCCTGTCCCACATCCCCGGACTGGGCGGCTGGTCCGACGACCCGCTGTGGGCGTCGTTCTACGACTGGAGTGTCGAGCACCCCACCGCCGGCGGCGCCGTGTGGAGGGTCGGCATCAACAGCGACCTGCGCCGGCTCTACCGGGCCGCCGACGAGATCGGCCGGCAGCCCGGGGGCAGCCGGATCCTCGACATCCCCTGCGGCGGCGGGGTCGCGCTGCGCGGCCTGCGGCCCGGCCAGGGCGTGGAGTACGTCGCCGGCGACATCGCGCAGACCATGTTGGACCGCACGATGCGCGTCGCCGAGCGTCGGGGCCTCGCCGACCAGGTCGTGCCGCGCATCGCCGACGTCGGTGACCTGCCGTTCGACGACGGCTCCTTCGACCTGGTCGTCACCTTCACCGGCCTGCACTGCTTCCCCGACCCCGAGCGCGCCGTGGTCGAGATGGCCCGGGTGCTGCGCCCCGGCGGCGTCCTCACCGGCAGTGCCCTGCTCAACGACACCGGCCTCCGCTTCGAGCCGCTGCGCCGGGTCGGCCGGGTCGCCGGCCTCCTCGGCCCCGGCTGCACCAGCGCCGACCTCGAGGACTGGTTCGCCCGCGAGGGGATCGCCGACCTCGTCCTCGAGCGCAGCGGCGCGATCGCGTATTTCCGTGGGGTCAAGCGCGGGGGCGCCGGAACGTGAGCGCGGTCGCGGAGCGCCGTACCGCCATCTTCGCGGCCCTGCGCGCCCTCCTCCTCGAACGGCCCTGGGGCGAGGTCACGCTCGAGGCGGTCGCCCGGGACGCCGGGGTGAGCCGGCAGACGCTCTACAACGCCTTCGGCTCGCGCTACGGGCTCGCGCAGGCCTACACGGTCCACCTCGCCGACGCCCTGTGCGCGCTGATCGGCTCGACCCTCGCCGCCCACGCGGACTCGCCGCGCGAGGGTCTCGAGGAGGGCCTGCGCCTCTTCCTCGAGACCGCCGCCGAGGACCCGCTGATCGACCGGGTCCGCGCCGGCGACGCCCACCACGACCTGGTCCGGATCGTCACCACCGACGCCGGCCCGCTCCTCGTCCGGGTCGCCGAGCAGCTGGAGGAAGCGGCCGGCGCAGCCTGGCCGGGCACCGACCCCGCCGTCGTACGCGAGCTCGCCCGGGCGCTGGCCCGGCTGGCGCTCAGCTACGTGACGATGCCGCCCGAGTACGACGACAGCCCCACGGCGATCGCCGCGGGGCTGTCGGGGTTGCTCGCCCCTCGTTGAGTTGCCGGAAACTCACCGTTGAGTTGCCGGGTTCTCAGCGTCGAGGTGCCACCCATCGGTCACTCAACGGTGAGGAACCGGCGACTCAACCGCGAGGAACCGGCAAGTCAACGGTGAGGATGGGGCAAGTCAACGAAACTCAGTGGCCGGTGGTCTTGAACCGCTCGAACGACGCGGCGATCTCGGCCTCGGCCTCGGTGCGGCCGACCCAGTCGGCGCCCTCGACGGACTTGCCGGGCTCGAGGTCCTTGTAGACCTCGAAGAAGTGCTGGATCTCGAGCCGGTCGAAGTTCGGCACGTGGTTGATGTCGCGCAGGTGCTCCATGCGCGGGTCGCCGGCCGGGACACAGAGGACCTTGTCGTCGCCGCCGGCCTCGTCGGTCATCCGGAACATGCCGATCGCGCGGCACTTGATCAGGCAGCCCGGGAAGGTCGGCTCCTGGAGCAGCACCAGCGCGTCGAGCGGGTCGCCGTCCTGGCCGAGGGTGTCCTCGATGTAGCCGTAGTCGGCGGGGTACATCGTCGAGGTGAAGAGGAACCGGTCCAGGCGCATGCGCCCGGTCTCGTGGTCGACCTCGTACTTGTTGCGGCTCCCCTTGGGGATCTCCACGAGGACGTCGAACTCCAGCACAGTCTTCCTCCACACTCTCGGCCCGGATCGGGGCTGACGATCGGGTCTGGCGCGGACGTGCTCGCGGGAGCTGTGAACCTGCCCGGCGCCGTTGTTCGGAGCATTGTCCCGCACAATGTCCCGGAACGCGCAGTCGGGGAGCACTCCCGGAAGGAGAACCGTGGCCGAGAAGGACCGCGAGCCGGGCACCCGGCGAGGTCGTCGTGTGCTCTCCGGAGTCCTCGTCGTGGCGCTGCTCGCGGGAGCCGGGGTCGCCTGGCGGACCGGGGCCGCCGAGCGGTGGTGGGACGACCTGCGCGGGGACGGCGGTACGCCGGCCGACCCGGCCGCGGTCGCGCCCCCACCCGAGGTCGACGTGCCGCCGGTCGTCGTACCCGATGCGCTGGCGCCGGCTGCCGACGGCACGGCCGCACTCGACGCCCGCGCGGTGAAGCAGGCGCTCGCGCCGCTCGACTCGGCCGACCTGGGCCGCCACGTGATCGCCGCGGTCGGCCCGCTGGAGGGCACCGGCTACGCGTACGAGGCCGCCGAGGGCGCCGGCGTCGCGATCCCGGCCTCGACGACCAAGCTGGTCACCTCGACGGCCGCACTGTTCCTGCTCGGTCCCGAGCACACCTTCGCGACCACCACCGTCCTCGACACCAGCGGTACGACGCCCCGCCTGGTCCTCGTGGGCGGCGGTGACCCGCTGCTGGCCCGTGAGCCCAACCCGGCGCCGACGGGGGCGACCTACGACCCTCGGCGGGCCGACGTACGCACCCTCGCCAAGCGGACCGCCCGCAACCTGAAGGCGTCCGGCGTCACCAGCGTCGAGCTCGGCTTCGACGACTCGCTGTTCGCCGGCCCGGCGGTCCACCCGACCTGGAAGCCGGACTACATCCCCGAGGAGATCAACCCGGTCAGCGCACTGTGGGTCGACGAGGGCCGGGCGCTCCCGGGGCAGGGGCCGGTCGCCGACCCCGCGCTGGAGGCGACCACCGCGTTCGCGCAGGCGCTGGCCCGTCGCGGCATCACCGTCACCGGCAGTCCCATCCGGACCTCCGCGCCCGCCGGCGCGACCGAGGTCGGCCGGGTCACCAGCCCCACGGTCGCCCAGATCGTGCAGCGCCTGGTCGAGGTCAGCGACAACGCCGCCGC
The genomic region above belongs to Nocardioides sp. QY071 and contains:
- a CDS encoding class I SAM-dependent methyltransferase codes for the protein MIRSTLSHIPGLGGWSDDPLWASFYDWSVEHPTAGGAVWRVGINSDLRRLYRAADEIGRQPGGSRILDIPCGGGVALRGLRPGQGVEYVAGDIAQTMLDRTMRVAERRGLADQVVPRIADVGDLPFDDGSFDLVVTFTGLHCFPDPERAVVEMARVLRPGGVLTGSALLNDTGLRFEPLRRVGRVAGLLGPGCTSADLEDWFAREGIADLVLERSGAIAYFRGVKRGGAGT
- the dacB gene encoding D-alanyl-D-alanine carboxypeptidase/D-alanyl-D-alanine-endopeptidase, producing the protein MAEKDREPGTRRGRRVLSGVLVVALLAGAGVAWRTGAAERWWDDLRGDGGTPADPAAVAPPPEVDVPPVVVPDALAPAADGTAALDARAVKQALAPLDSADLGRHVIAAVGPLEGTGYAYEAAEGAGVAIPASTTKLVTSTAALFLLGPEHTFATTTVLDTSGTTPRLVLVGGGDPLLAREPNPAPTGATYDPRRADVRTLAKRTARNLKASGVTSVELGFDDSLFAGPAVHPTWKPDYIPEEINPVSALWVDEGRALPGQGPVADPALEATTAFAQALARRGITVTGSPIRTSAPAGATEVGRVTSPTVAQIVQRLVEVSDNAAAEVLLRQAGIADSGDGSFTGGQQAVARVLTANGIDLRGSVLYDGSGLSRANRLAPGVLVDVLRLAASADHPQLRPLLAALPVAGYTGSLTDRMDLGPAAGRGRVRAKTGTLTGVTSLAGIAIDAQGHLLAFALMADKVKKDKGLLARTTMDTAAAGLGACLC
- a CDS encoding TetR/AcrR family transcriptional regulator → MSAVAERRTAIFAALRALLLERPWGEVTLEAVARDAGVSRQTLYNAFGSRYGLAQAYTVHLADALCALIGSTLAAHADSPREGLEEGLRLFLETAAEDPLIDRVRAGDAHHDLVRIVTTDAGPLLVRVAEQLEEAAGAAWPGTDPAVVRELARALARLALSYVTMPPEYDDSPTAIAAGLSGLLAPR
- a CDS encoding inorganic diphosphatase — encoded protein: MEFDVLVEIPKGSRNKYEVDHETGRMRLDRFLFTSTMYPADYGYIEDTLGQDGDPLDALVLLQEPTFPGCLIKCRAIGMFRMTDEAGGDDKVLCVPAGDPRMEHLRDINHVPNFDRLEIQHFFEVYKDLEPGKSVEGADWVGRTEAEAEIAASFERFKTTGH